In Suncus etruscus isolate mSunEtr1 chromosome 2, mSunEtr1.pri.cur, whole genome shotgun sequence, the genomic stretch aagccaggaaaGCAGCCCCTGGTTCTCACCAGGCATAATCCCAAATCACAAATAATCAAAGGTGGGCTGAACGTCTACACCATTAGCCTTACCTCTCTGTTCCCCCAGGTCCCTCTTTGCCCTCCCCcttggcccagaaacaaaccctTTGTAGTCCTAACTCTTGAATCCCTGGTGCTCCCGCCATCAGTACCTACCGTAGGGTCTCCTTAAACACAGCCTTAAGCAGGGGCATACGGGCGAAGTCCTTGTGCTGAGGCTTTTGGCCTGCTGGCACCACACCCACCACCTCCTTATGCAAGGCTGCCTGCAGCTCAGGATCCTTGGAGAGGTGGTACAGGGCCCAGGTCAGTGTGTTTGATGTCTGTGAGGGAGAGGAACAGAGAAAAAGTGAGGGCAGTTCTGGAGAAGAGGCCAGCAAGGGAGCGAGAGTGTGTGCCTGACAGATGATAAGCACATGTCCTGAGTCTGGCCTAGAGAGACGTAGACAATCATCACAATACCCCAGATCCCCATAAATGGAATAGGGACAACAGACCTTGGGACAGAGATCCCATTCTTTGATAGCATAAGGGGTCAGGAGCAGAGAGTGACCCAGTGTAATTAGAGGATGAGGAAAAAGTAGTGCAGAGGTGTCTGTGAGCAGCCTATAGAATAGATGACAGGTGATGttcctgaggggccggagtgatagcgcagcagggaggaaatttgccttgcacatggctgacctaggttcaatccctggcatcccatattgttcttcaagaactaccaggtgtgattcctgagtgcagagtccgaAGTAACCCCTCATCATCTCTgagtgttgtccaaaaacaatatcaattacaacaataataaaaaaaaaagaatgacattcCTAGAGTCCCAGTCAGGCTCTGGACAGGACTAGAAGGAACCATCTCCGGGCCTGGGAGATGGAGCAAGGAGCTGGAGCCTTCCTTGAGGGAACCCTGGATTCCTTTCCCTACAGGCATAAGAAGCAGGCACCCATCCACCTTGGCCACTCTCCAGGATTTCCATACACCCTGTGCCAAAGAAGCAGCAGCCTGTGTGTTTCTGTGGTGTGTGTAGGGGCAGGGGAAAGGGATTGGTTCAGACCAGAAGCTGGGAGTTCTGAGCTCTCATCAGGCCAGCACATACCGTGTCTACACCAGCCAGGATTAGCTCTGGAAAGCTGCCTATGGCCTCCACAGGGCTGAGGAGGTCGCTGCTCAACAGAAAGTGCAAATAGCCAGATATCTGCACCCCATCTGGACCTGAGGCCTGCAGTTTGGCTGTTGTCTCTTTGATTTTCTGATCAATCAGCATCTTCCCTGCAGAGATTGCAAGCCAAGATCCAAAATCAAGATCATTCAAAGGAACTGACAGGGGCCCAGGAGGAGCAGTTCAAGCCCCATATCTAAAAATGTCTAGCCCCAGGATAATGGCCCAGCTAACAGTCAGCTCCACCCAAAATCCTCGAGATGCTACTCCAGGCTCAGTCCCTCTGATCAAGTCCTAGAACTGGCCTGGCCTCTCTCTTCCCAGGATTGGTTAAAATGTTTTACAgatgttgggaccagagagatagcacagcagtagagcatttgccttggaagcagccgacccaggaaggacagtggttcgaattccggtatctcatatggtcccccatgcctgccaggggcaatttctgagcacagagcccagagtaacccctgagcactgccgtggggtgtgacccaaaaaccaaaaaaaaaaaattttttttacaggtGTCTCACTTTCTTGACCTGATGGGCTCTAAGTATTTTATAGATAACTCATTCTTTGTGGGATTGGTTCAAAGAATTTGTATACATCTCACTCCCTTTTAATGATTGTCTCAAAACATGTTCCTTGCATCTCACTTGCTTCCCAGAACTGGTTACACATCTTCTGCTCACCAACTTTCCAGAATTAAGTCAtctacagaaagaaaaaacttgCTACCTTGGTAGCCCACAAACATACAATAGATAGTTTTTCCCAAATGCTGGACTGATTATTTCTCTGGAAACCTCCACTGTGTCAACCTGAattgcttgccttttttttttttttttagttttggggctgcaccttgcagtgcttggaggtttcttttggctctacactcactaGAATCACTTCTGACGGGGCTCAAAATGCCATGGATCAAAATCAAACtctgggagccagagcagtggttcaagtggtagggcgccttgctcgtgctagcctaggatggaccacagttcaatctcctggcatcctatttggtccccaaagccaggagcgatttctgagcacatagccaggagtaacccctgagcatcactggatgtggcccaaaaacaacaacaacaacaacaaatatatatatatatatatatatacatacatacatacacacacacacacacacatatatgtggacagccacatgtaaagcaagttgCCCTGCTTGTTCTGCTCTACCCTACACGTCTCAATCTTCTGATAAATTCACTCAGACCCAGCAAGGTCCAGATCCAAGTTTCTCCTCTCCCTTCACCAAAGAATCTTTTGGTGATTCTTCAGCAAAGAATCTGAGGGTCCGAAAAGTGCCAGAAAGCACATAAATGCAGAGACCCTGTGACATCAGCACCCCTCACACATACTTCCTGCCCGGACATCTCACCAAAATCAAAGATGTTGTTCCAGCCTTCCATGTACCATTTCCAGAAGGGCAGCACAGAACGAGTCCATTTGGGGAGGAAGGTGGTATAAACTGAGTAGCGGAACATTTGCTGCACAGATTGGATGAAGGTTGTGGTGTCCTGGGGAATGGACTGACCCAAGCAGCCCACGCGTTTCTCAAACAGGATGTAGCAAATGGCTGGCAGTGCACAAAGACCATTAGAGGATGCAGGAGGGGGGCATCTGAGTAGGGGGGAGCCCCAAGCTCGATGCCTCCCCACCCCTCACCGGTGCTTCCAACAAGTACCTTCCAGGGCAAAGTTATAGAGTTGGTGCGCTATGTCCGTCACTTGGGTCCCAGAGGCACTACTGATCCGTAGCTGCTCCAGCCGGACCAAAAAGTCATCGATCACCTCATTCAGTACGTCCGTGTAAAGCGCAGCCTCTGCTGGCTTCAGCATCCGCTGGTTCAGAGCTTGGCGCAGCTGGTACCACTCGTGGCCCTCCCTGTTGGGAACGAATGGATGCAGCTACACCCATATGCAGTGGGAGTTGGCGACAATGAGATTGTACCACTCAGACTCTTGGAAATTTCAGCCATCAAGATGCAAGATTccggggctggagccatagcacagtggtaaggcatttgccttgcctgtggccaacccaggacggacccgggttcgatcccctgaatcccatatgattgcccgagcctgccaggaggaatttctgagtgtagagccaggagtgagccctgagtgctgccaggtgtggccccaaaaccaaaatcaaacaaacaaaataaaaaaagatgcaaGATTTCAGAATCAACCACACTGGTGGATGTTGTAACATCTCCCAATCACAAGACGTCACGTGTGTGCTGGGATCAACCCTAGAGTCTTGCACTTGCAAAACATATTCGCTGCCACTGAGACATAGCGGTGGTCAATATATAGTCCTGGGCTGGATTAACGGTTTCCATTCTATTCAGGGTATTTCTTTGCTGAtacttgttactcattggatggaagcacttttggattgaagcaccttttggattggtACCTTAGGCCACCTGTTCTCCCCTGGGTGTGGTCTTTGGGTTCCCAATAAATCCCCCAGGGTCTCAGGAAGAAACTGCTTGCAGTTTCAGTTTTCCATCATTGAGCTATCTGCTTGCTAGGAGTGGACGGCTTGCTGTGGAAGTCCCTGAgtgttttatctccttaatcatatgtggattatttccttcatcagtgtttgcttccagagcCAATCCCTAATCCCCTGGGTATGAGGCTTCTGATTCAGTACTGTATTTTTCTACATTAAGCAGGAAAGAACAGGGGCtgaatagatagcatggaggtaaggcgtttgcctttcatgcagaaggtcattggttagaatcccggcatcccaaaaaaaaaaaaaaagtttaaaaacagttaacttattaaaactttttttttttgtttttgggccacacccagtggtactcaggggttactcctggctgtctgttcagaaatagctcctggcaggcacgggggaccatatgggacaccgggattcgaac encodes the following:
- the LOC126000867 gene encoding sterol 26-hydroxylase, mitochondrial isoform X1 — its product is MWSTQVGQDYLVNLASPPLLEQVMRQEGKYPTRDKMELWKEHRIQQGVAYGPFTTEGHEWYQLRQALNQRMLKPAEAALYTDVLNEVIDDFLVRLEQLRISSASGTQVTDIAHQLYNFALEAICYILFEKRVGCLGQSIPQDTTTFIQSVQQMFRYSVYTTFLPKWTRSVLPFWKWYMEGWNNIFDFGKMLIDQKIKETTAKLQASGPDGVQISGYLHFLLSSDLLSPVEAIGSFPELILAGVDTTSNTLTWALYHLSKDPELQAALHKEVVGVVPAGQKPQHKDFARMPLLKAVFKETLRLYPVVPINSRIITEKDIEVGGFFCPKNTHFVFCHYVVSRDESVFPEPNNFQPQRWLKDSHSKKPGVLHAFGSLPFGYGVRSCLGRRLAELEMQLVLSRLIQQYKIVLAPETGEVKEMSRIVMVPSKKVSLHLLQRQP